Proteins from a genomic interval of Betta splendens chromosome 10, fBetSpl5.4, whole genome shotgun sequence:
- the dlg3 gene encoding disks large homolog 3 isoform X2, which translates to MHKHHHCCKCPECYEVTRMAALRRMDAPSYGGEWQAEPYGYPPGYGGGQTLPPPASGGGGSMGGGGGTLGRSKGKIMSGGGPGGPNPKGQSKGGPKVNGNNSSGQGGWWPECTCTNREWYDQANPPPIIVNADSLDAGPYVNGSDGMYKYEEIILERGNSGLGFSIAGGIDNPHIPDDPGIFITKIIPGGAAAMDGRLGVNDCVLRVNDVDVSEVVHSRAVEALKEAGPVVRLLVRRRQAPPETILEVNLLKGPKGLGFSIAGGIGNQHIPGDNSIYITKIIEGGAAQKDGRLQTGDRLLAVNNIVLQDVRHEEAVAALKNTSDMVYLKVAKPGPVHLNDMYAPPDYSSSLALPPAFPTMVDNHVSHNYMGAMEPKPVYPPPQVTPSRYSPVPRHMLGEEDFTSRAEPIYSVIHKSGDSKVPQALYRGFCPSPAPLCQGPLPFSSREPRKVLLHKGSTGLGFNIVGGEDGEGIFVSFILAGGPADLSGELRRGDRILSVNGVNLRNATHEQAAAALKRAGQTVTIIAQYRPEEYSRFESKIHDLREQMMNSSMSSGSGSLRTSEKRSLYVRALFDYDRTRDSCLPSQGLSFSYGDILHVINASDDEWWQARLVTPHGESEQIGVIPSKKRVEKKERARLKTVKFHNRAGMIESNRDFPGLSDDFYGSKSLKCLTSNTSDSESSSKGQEDTILSYEPVIRQEIHYTRPVIILGPMKDRVNDDLISEFPHKFGSCVPHTTRPRRENETDGQDYHFVGSREQMEKDIQDNKFIEAGQFNENLYGTSILSVRTVAERGKHCILDVSGNAIKRLQQAQLYPIAIFIKPKSIEALMEMNKRQTYEQANKVFDKAVKLEQDFGEYFTAIVQGDSLEEIYNKIKLIIEEQSGPYIWIPSTEKL; encoded by the exons ATGCACAAACACCACCACTGCTGCAAGTGCCCAGAATGTTATGAGGTGACCCGTATGGCTGCCCTGCGTAGGATGGACGCCCCGTCGTATGGAGGAGAGTGGCAGGCCGAGCCCTATGGATACCCACCTGGGTACGGAGGAGGCCAGACCTTGCCCCCTCCAGCCTCGGGGGGAGGTGGAAGcatgggtggaggagggggcacTTTGGGGAGAAGTAAGGGCAAGATAATGTCTGGTGGGGGACCAGGAGGCCCCAACCCGAAGGGCCAATCCAAGGGAGGCCCCAAAGTAAATGGCAACAACTCCAGTGGACAAGGAGGATGGTGGCCCGAGTGCACCTGTACCAACCGGGAGTGGTACGACCAG GCCAACCCTCCCCCCATCATCGTCAACGCAGACTCACTAGATGCAGGGCCTTAT GTAAATGGAAGTGATGGGATGTATAAATATGAGGAGATCATTTTGGAGAGG GGGAACTCTGGCCTTGGCTTTAGCATTGCTGGAGGAATAGACAATCCCCACATTCCTGATGATCCGGGGATCTTCATCACCAAGATAATcccaggaggagcagctgctatGGATGGACGGCTAGG GGTTAACGACTGTGTGCTGCGTGTGAATGACGTGGACGTGTCTGAAGTGGTGCACAGTCGGGCAGTGGAAGCCTTAAAGGAGGCGGGGCCCGTGGTGCGGCTGCTGGTCCGACGGAGGCAGGCCCCACCTGAGACGATTCTGGAGGTCAACCTGCTGAAAGGGCCCAAAG GGCTGGGATTCAGTATCGCCGGAGGGATCGGGAACCAACACATCCCAGGAGACAACAGCATCTACATTACCAAGATTATAGAAGGAGGAGCTGCCCAAAAAGATGGACGACTTCAGACCGGAGACCGCCTGCTAGCT GTGAACAACATTGTGCTTCAGGACGTGCGCCACGAGGAGGCAGTGGCTGCGCTGAAGAACACCTCTGATATGGTTTACCTCAAGGTGGCCAAGCCAGGACCTGTGCATCTCAATGACATGTACGCCCCTCCAGACTACTCCAGCAGT CTGGCCCTCCCTCCAGCCTTCCCCACCATGGTGGACAACCACGTCAGCCACAACTACATGGGGGCGATGGAGCCCAAGCCCGTGTACCCGCCGCCCCAGGTCACCCCGTCCAGGTACTCGCCAGTTCCCCGACACATGCTTGGGGAGGAAGACTTCACGAG CAGGGCTGAGCCTATTTACAGTGTCATCCACAAATCTGGGGACAGCAAGGTGCCCCAGGCCCTCTACAGAGGCTTCTGTCCTTCCCCTGCTCCCTTGTGCCAAGGTCCACTCCCCTTCTCTAGCAG GGAGCCAAGGAAGGTGTTGCTGCACAAGGGCTCCACAGGCCTGGGCTTCAACATAGTCGGTGGGGAGGACGGAGAAGGCATCTTTGTCTCCTTCATCCTGGCAGGAGGGCCGGCTGACCTGAGCGGCGAGCTGAGGAGGGGAGACCGGATCCTATCG GTGAATGGCGTAAACCTAAGGAATGCCACACATgagcaagcagctgcagcactgaagAGAGCCGGACAGACTGTCACCATAATTGCTCAATACAGGCCTGAAG AGTATAGCCGCTTTGAGTCCAAAATCCACGACCTGAGGGAGCagatgatgaacagcagcatgagCTCGGGATCAGGCTCCCTGCGCACCAGTGAGAAGCGCTCCCTCTATGTCAG agcTTTGTTTGACTATGACCGAACGAGGGACAGCTGCCTGCCCAGCCAGGGCCTGAGCTTCTCCTATGGGGATATCCTCCATGTCATCAATGCCTCTGACGACGAGTGGTGGCAGGCGAGGCTCGTTACGCCACACGGGGAGAGTGAGCAGATTGGGGTCATTCCAAGCAAGAAACG agtGGAGAAGAAGGAACGGGCCAGGTTAAAAACAGTCAAGTTCCACAACAGGGCAGGCATGATTGAGTCTAACAGG GACTTCCCAGGGTTAAGCGATGACTTTTATGGATCAAAGAGTTTGA AATGCCTGACATCCAACACAAGTGACAGTGAAAGCAGTTCAA AGGGACAGGAGGACACAATTCTTTCCTATGAGCCAGTCATTCGACAGGAAA TTCACTACACGAGGCCTGTCATCATTTTGGGCCCAATGAAGGACAGAGTAAACGATGACCTTATCTCAGAGTTTCCCCACAAGTTTGGCTCCTGTGTTCCCC ACACGACTCGTCCAAGGCGGGAGAACGAGACAGACGGCCAGGACTACCACTTTGTGGGCTCGCGGGAGCAAATGGAGAAGGACATTCAGGATAATAAATTCATTGAAGCTGGCCAGTTCAATGAGAACCTCTATGGGACGAGCATCTTGTCTGTCAGAACTGTGGCTGAGAGG GGGAAACACTGCATTCTGGATGTGTCTGGGAACGCCATAAAACGACTGCAGCAAGCACAACTTTATCCCATTGCCATCTTTATTAAACCAAAATCTATTGAAGCTCTAAT ggAAATGAATAAGAGGCAGACTTATGAGCAGGCCAATAAAGTCTTTGACAAGGCAGTTAAGCTGGAGCAAGACTTTGGAGAGTATTTCACAG ctaTTGTACAGGGTGACTCACTAGAGGAGATCTACAACAAAATCAAGCTAATCATTGAGGAGCAGTCTGGCCCCTACATCTGGATCCCCTCCACAGAGAAGCTCTGA
- the dlg3 gene encoding disks large homolog 3 isoform X3, protein MHKHHHCCKCPECYEVTRMAALRRMDAPSYGGEWQAEPYGYPPGYGGGQTLPPPASGGGGSMGGGGGTLGRSKGKIMSGGGPGGPNPKGQSKGGPKVNGNNSSGQGGWWPECTCTNREWYDQANPPPIIVNADSLDAGPYVNGSDGMYKYEEIILERGNSGLGFSIAGGIDNPHIPDDPGIFITKIIPGGAAAMDGRLGVNDCVLRVNDVDVSEVVHSRAVEALKEAGPVVRLLVRRRQAPPETILEVNLLKGPKGLGFSIAGGIGNQHIPGDNSIYITKIIEGGAAQKDGRLQTGDRLLAVNNIVLQDVRHEEAVAALKNTSDMVYLKVAKPGPVHLNDMYAPPDYSSTFPTMVDNHVSHNYMGAMEPKPVYPPPQVTPSRYSPVPRHMLGEEDFTREPRKVLLHKGSTGLGFNIVGGEDGEGIFVSFILAGGPADLSGELRRGDRILSVNGVNLRNATHEQAAAALKRAGQTVTIIAQYRPEEYSRFESKIHDLREQMMNSSMSSGSGSLRTSEKRSLYVRALFDYDRTRDSCLPSQGLSFSYGDILHVINASDDEWWQARLVTPHGESEQIGVIPSKKRVEKKERARLKTVKFHNRAGMIESNRDFPGLSDDFYGSKSLKCLTSNTSDSESSSKGQEDTILSYEPVIRQEIHYTRPVIILGPMKDRVNDDLISEFPHKFGSCVPHTTRPRRENETDGQDYHFVGSREQMEKDIQDNKFIEAGQFNENLYGTSILSVRTVAERGKHCILDVSGNAIKRLQQAQLYPIAIFIKPKSIEALMEMNKRQTYEQANKVFDKAVKLEQDFGEYFTAIVQGDSLEEIYNKIKLIIEEQSGPYIWIPSTEKL, encoded by the exons ATGCACAAACACCACCACTGCTGCAAGTGCCCAGAATGTTATGAGGTGACCCGTATGGCTGCCCTGCGTAGGATGGACGCCCCGTCGTATGGAGGAGAGTGGCAGGCCGAGCCCTATGGATACCCACCTGGGTACGGAGGAGGCCAGACCTTGCCCCCTCCAGCCTCGGGGGGAGGTGGAAGcatgggtggaggagggggcacTTTGGGGAGAAGTAAGGGCAAGATAATGTCTGGTGGGGGACCAGGAGGCCCCAACCCGAAGGGCCAATCCAAGGGAGGCCCCAAAGTAAATGGCAACAACTCCAGTGGACAAGGAGGATGGTGGCCCGAGTGCACCTGTACCAACCGGGAGTGGTACGACCAG GCCAACCCTCCCCCCATCATCGTCAACGCAGACTCACTAGATGCAGGGCCTTAT GTAAATGGAAGTGATGGGATGTATAAATATGAGGAGATCATTTTGGAGAGG GGGAACTCTGGCCTTGGCTTTAGCATTGCTGGAGGAATAGACAATCCCCACATTCCTGATGATCCGGGGATCTTCATCACCAAGATAATcccaggaggagcagctgctatGGATGGACGGCTAGG GGTTAACGACTGTGTGCTGCGTGTGAATGACGTGGACGTGTCTGAAGTGGTGCACAGTCGGGCAGTGGAAGCCTTAAAGGAGGCGGGGCCCGTGGTGCGGCTGCTGGTCCGACGGAGGCAGGCCCCACCTGAGACGATTCTGGAGGTCAACCTGCTGAAAGGGCCCAAAG GGCTGGGATTCAGTATCGCCGGAGGGATCGGGAACCAACACATCCCAGGAGACAACAGCATCTACATTACCAAGATTATAGAAGGAGGAGCTGCCCAAAAAGATGGACGACTTCAGACCGGAGACCGCCTGCTAGCT GTGAACAACATTGTGCTTCAGGACGTGCGCCACGAGGAGGCAGTGGCTGCGCTGAAGAACACCTCTGATATGGTTTACCTCAAGGTGGCCAAGCCAGGACCTGTGCATCTCAATGACATGTACGCCCCTCCAGACTACTCCAGCA CCTTCCCCACCATGGTGGACAACCACGTCAGCCACAACTACATGGGGGCGATGGAGCCCAAGCCCGTGTACCCGCCGCCCCAGGTCACCCCGTCCAGGTACTCGCCAGTTCCCCGACACATGCTTGGGGAGGAAGACTTCACGAG GGAGCCAAGGAAGGTGTTGCTGCACAAGGGCTCCACAGGCCTGGGCTTCAACATAGTCGGTGGGGAGGACGGAGAAGGCATCTTTGTCTCCTTCATCCTGGCAGGAGGGCCGGCTGACCTGAGCGGCGAGCTGAGGAGGGGAGACCGGATCCTATCG GTGAATGGCGTAAACCTAAGGAATGCCACACATgagcaagcagctgcagcactgaagAGAGCCGGACAGACTGTCACCATAATTGCTCAATACAGGCCTGAAG AGTATAGCCGCTTTGAGTCCAAAATCCACGACCTGAGGGAGCagatgatgaacagcagcatgagCTCGGGATCAGGCTCCCTGCGCACCAGTGAGAAGCGCTCCCTCTATGTCAG agcTTTGTTTGACTATGACCGAACGAGGGACAGCTGCCTGCCCAGCCAGGGCCTGAGCTTCTCCTATGGGGATATCCTCCATGTCATCAATGCCTCTGACGACGAGTGGTGGCAGGCGAGGCTCGTTACGCCACACGGGGAGAGTGAGCAGATTGGGGTCATTCCAAGCAAGAAACG agtGGAGAAGAAGGAACGGGCCAGGTTAAAAACAGTCAAGTTCCACAACAGGGCAGGCATGATTGAGTCTAACAGG GACTTCCCAGGGTTAAGCGATGACTTTTATGGATCAAAGAGTTTGA AATGCCTGACATCCAACACAAGTGACAGTGAAAGCAGTTCAA AGGGACAGGAGGACACAATTCTTTCCTATGAGCCAGTCATTCGACAGGAAA TTCACTACACGAGGCCTGTCATCATTTTGGGCCCAATGAAGGACAGAGTAAACGATGACCTTATCTCAGAGTTTCCCCACAAGTTTGGCTCCTGTGTTCCCC ACACGACTCGTCCAAGGCGGGAGAACGAGACAGACGGCCAGGACTACCACTTTGTGGGCTCGCGGGAGCAAATGGAGAAGGACATTCAGGATAATAAATTCATTGAAGCTGGCCAGTTCAATGAGAACCTCTATGGGACGAGCATCTTGTCTGTCAGAACTGTGGCTGAGAGG GGGAAACACTGCATTCTGGATGTGTCTGGGAACGCCATAAAACGACTGCAGCAAGCACAACTTTATCCCATTGCCATCTTTATTAAACCAAAATCTATTGAAGCTCTAAT ggAAATGAATAAGAGGCAGACTTATGAGCAGGCCAATAAAGTCTTTGACAAGGCAGTTAAGCTGGAGCAAGACTTTGGAGAGTATTTCACAG ctaTTGTACAGGGTGACTCACTAGAGGAGATCTACAACAAAATCAAGCTAATCATTGAGGAGCAGTCTGGCCCCTACATCTGGATCCCCTCCACAGAGAAGCTCTGA
- the dlg3 gene encoding disks large homolog 3 isoform X4, whose translation MHKHHHCCKCPECYEVTRMAALRRMDAPSYGGEWQAEPYGYPPGYGGGQTLPPPASGGGGSMGGGGGTLGRSKGKIMSGGGPGGPNPKGQSKGGPKVNGNNSSGQGGWWPECTCTNREWYDQANPPPIIVNADSLDAGPYVNGSDGMYKYEEIILERGNSGLGFSIAGGIDNPHIPDDPGIFITKIIPGGAAAMDGRLGVNDCVLRVNDVDVSEVVHSRAVEALKEAGPVVRLLVRRRQAPPETILEVNLLKGPKGLGFSIAGGIGNQHIPGDNSIYITKIIEGGAAQKDGRLQTGDRLLAVNNIVLQDVRHEEAVAALKNTSDMVYLKVAKPGPVHLNDMYAPPDYSSSLALPPAFPTMVDNHVSHNYMGAMEPKPVYPPPQVTPSRYSPVPRHMLGEEDFTREPRKVLLHKGSTGLGFNIVGGEDGEGIFVSFILAGGPADLSGELRRGDRILSVNGVNLRNATHEQAAAALKRAGQTVTIIAQYRPEEYSRFESKIHDLREQMMNSSMSSGSGSLRTSEKRSLYVRALFDYDRTRDSCLPSQGLSFSYGDILHVINASDDEWWQARLVTPHGESEQIGVIPSKKRVEKKERARLKTVKFHNRAGMIESNRPVKVKRKKSFNLSRKFPFYKSKENIVQDLVESEQCLTSNTSDSESSSKGQEDTILSYEPVIRQEIHYTRPVIILGPMKDRVNDDLISEFPHKFGSCVPHTTRPRRENETDGQDYHFVGSREQMEKDIQDNKFIEAGQFNENLYGTSILSVRTVAERGKHCILDVSGNAIKRLQQAQLYPIAIFIKPKSIEALMEMNKRQTYEQANKVFDKAVKLEQDFGEYFTAIVQGDSLEEIYNKIKLIIEEQSGPYIWIPSTEKL comes from the exons ATGCACAAACACCACCACTGCTGCAAGTGCCCAGAATGTTATGAGGTGACCCGTATGGCTGCCCTGCGTAGGATGGACGCCCCGTCGTATGGAGGAGAGTGGCAGGCCGAGCCCTATGGATACCCACCTGGGTACGGAGGAGGCCAGACCTTGCCCCCTCCAGCCTCGGGGGGAGGTGGAAGcatgggtggaggagggggcacTTTGGGGAGAAGTAAGGGCAAGATAATGTCTGGTGGGGGACCAGGAGGCCCCAACCCGAAGGGCCAATCCAAGGGAGGCCCCAAAGTAAATGGCAACAACTCCAGTGGACAAGGAGGATGGTGGCCCGAGTGCACCTGTACCAACCGGGAGTGGTACGACCAG GCCAACCCTCCCCCCATCATCGTCAACGCAGACTCACTAGATGCAGGGCCTTAT GTAAATGGAAGTGATGGGATGTATAAATATGAGGAGATCATTTTGGAGAGG GGGAACTCTGGCCTTGGCTTTAGCATTGCTGGAGGAATAGACAATCCCCACATTCCTGATGATCCGGGGATCTTCATCACCAAGATAATcccaggaggagcagctgctatGGATGGACGGCTAGG GGTTAACGACTGTGTGCTGCGTGTGAATGACGTGGACGTGTCTGAAGTGGTGCACAGTCGGGCAGTGGAAGCCTTAAAGGAGGCGGGGCCCGTGGTGCGGCTGCTGGTCCGACGGAGGCAGGCCCCACCTGAGACGATTCTGGAGGTCAACCTGCTGAAAGGGCCCAAAG GGCTGGGATTCAGTATCGCCGGAGGGATCGGGAACCAACACATCCCAGGAGACAACAGCATCTACATTACCAAGATTATAGAAGGAGGAGCTGCCCAAAAAGATGGACGACTTCAGACCGGAGACCGCCTGCTAGCT GTGAACAACATTGTGCTTCAGGACGTGCGCCACGAGGAGGCAGTGGCTGCGCTGAAGAACACCTCTGATATGGTTTACCTCAAGGTGGCCAAGCCAGGACCTGTGCATCTCAATGACATGTACGCCCCTCCAGACTACTCCAGCAGT CTGGCCCTCCCTCCAGCCTTCCCCACCATGGTGGACAACCACGTCAGCCACAACTACATGGGGGCGATGGAGCCCAAGCCCGTGTACCCGCCGCCCCAGGTCACCCCGTCCAGGTACTCGCCAGTTCCCCGACACATGCTTGGGGAGGAAGACTTCACGAG GGAGCCAAGGAAGGTGTTGCTGCACAAGGGCTCCACAGGCCTGGGCTTCAACATAGTCGGTGGGGAGGACGGAGAAGGCATCTTTGTCTCCTTCATCCTGGCAGGAGGGCCGGCTGACCTGAGCGGCGAGCTGAGGAGGGGAGACCGGATCCTATCG GTGAATGGCGTAAACCTAAGGAATGCCACACATgagcaagcagctgcagcactgaagAGAGCCGGACAGACTGTCACCATAATTGCTCAATACAGGCCTGAAG AGTATAGCCGCTTTGAGTCCAAAATCCACGACCTGAGGGAGCagatgatgaacagcagcatgagCTCGGGATCAGGCTCCCTGCGCACCAGTGAGAAGCGCTCCCTCTATGTCAG agcTTTGTTTGACTATGACCGAACGAGGGACAGCTGCCTGCCCAGCCAGGGCCTGAGCTTCTCCTATGGGGATATCCTCCATGTCATCAATGCCTCTGACGACGAGTGGTGGCAGGCGAGGCTCGTTACGCCACACGGGGAGAGTGAGCAGATTGGGGTCATTCCAAGCAAGAAACG agtGGAGAAGAAGGAACGGGCCAGGTTAAAAACAGTCAAGTTCCACAACAGGGCAGGCATGATTGAGTCTAACAGG CCTGTCAAAGTAAAGCGCAAAAAAAGCTTCAACCTCTCACGCAAGTTCCCATTTTACAAGAGCAAGGAGAATATTGTGCAGGACTTGGTGGAGTCTGAAC AATGCCTGACATCCAACACAAGTGACAGTGAAAGCAGTTCAA AGGGACAGGAGGACACAATTCTTTCCTATGAGCCAGTCATTCGACAGGAAA TTCACTACACGAGGCCTGTCATCATTTTGGGCCCAATGAAGGACAGAGTAAACGATGACCTTATCTCAGAGTTTCCCCACAAGTTTGGCTCCTGTGTTCCCC ACACGACTCGTCCAAGGCGGGAGAACGAGACAGACGGCCAGGACTACCACTTTGTGGGCTCGCGGGAGCAAATGGAGAAGGACATTCAGGATAATAAATTCATTGAAGCTGGCCAGTTCAATGAGAACCTCTATGGGACGAGCATCTTGTCTGTCAGAACTGTGGCTGAGAGG GGGAAACACTGCATTCTGGATGTGTCTGGGAACGCCATAAAACGACTGCAGCAAGCACAACTTTATCCCATTGCCATCTTTATTAAACCAAAATCTATTGAAGCTCTAAT ggAAATGAATAAGAGGCAGACTTATGAGCAGGCCAATAAAGTCTTTGACAAGGCAGTTAAGCTGGAGCAAGACTTTGGAGAGTATTTCACAG ctaTTGTACAGGGTGACTCACTAGAGGAGATCTACAACAAAATCAAGCTAATCATTGAGGAGCAGTCTGGCCCCTACATCTGGATCCCCTCCACAGAGAAGCTCTGA
- the dlg3 gene encoding disks large homolog 3 isoform X5 — protein MHKHHHCCKCPECYEVTRMAALRRMDAPSYGGEWQAEPYGYPPGYGGGQTLPPPASGGGGSMGGGGGTLGRSKGKIMSGGGPGGPNPKGQSKGGPKVNGNNSSGQGGWWPECTCTNREWYDQANPPPIIVNADSLDAGPYVNGSDGMYKYEEIILERGNSGLGFSIAGGIDNPHIPDDPGIFITKIIPGGAAAMDGRLGVNDCVLRVNDVDVSEVVHSRAVEALKEAGPVVRLLVRRRQAPPETILEVNLLKGPKGLGFSIAGGIGNQHIPGDNSIYITKIIEGGAAQKDGRLQTGDRLLAVNNIVLQDVRHEEAVAALKNTSDMVYLKVAKPGPVHLNDMYAPPDYSSTFPTMVDNHVSHNYMGAMEPKPVYPPPQVTPSRYSPVPRHMLGEEDFTREPRKVLLHKGSTGLGFNIVGGEDGEGIFVSFILAGGPADLSGELRRGDRILSVNGVNLRNATHEQAAAALKRAGQTVTIIAQYRPEEYSRFESKIHDLREQMMNSSMSSGSGSLRTSEKRSLYVRALFDYDRTRDSCLPSQGLSFSYGDILHVINASDDEWWQARLVTPHGESEQIGVIPSKKRVEKKERARLKTVKFHNRAGMIESNRPVKVKRKKSFNLSRKFPFYKSKENIVQDLVESEQCLTSNTSDSESSSKGQEDTILSYEPVIRQEIHYTRPVIILGPMKDRVNDDLISEFPHKFGSCVPHTTRPRRENETDGQDYHFVGSREQMEKDIQDNKFIEAGQFNENLYGTSILSVRTVAERGKHCILDVSGNAIKRLQQAQLYPIAIFIKPKSIEALMEMNKRQTYEQANKVFDKAVKLEQDFGEYFTAIVQGDSLEEIYNKIKLIIEEQSGPYIWIPSTEKL, from the exons ATGCACAAACACCACCACTGCTGCAAGTGCCCAGAATGTTATGAGGTGACCCGTATGGCTGCCCTGCGTAGGATGGACGCCCCGTCGTATGGAGGAGAGTGGCAGGCCGAGCCCTATGGATACCCACCTGGGTACGGAGGAGGCCAGACCTTGCCCCCTCCAGCCTCGGGGGGAGGTGGAAGcatgggtggaggagggggcacTTTGGGGAGAAGTAAGGGCAAGATAATGTCTGGTGGGGGACCAGGAGGCCCCAACCCGAAGGGCCAATCCAAGGGAGGCCCCAAAGTAAATGGCAACAACTCCAGTGGACAAGGAGGATGGTGGCCCGAGTGCACCTGTACCAACCGGGAGTGGTACGACCAG GCCAACCCTCCCCCCATCATCGTCAACGCAGACTCACTAGATGCAGGGCCTTAT GTAAATGGAAGTGATGGGATGTATAAATATGAGGAGATCATTTTGGAGAGG GGGAACTCTGGCCTTGGCTTTAGCATTGCTGGAGGAATAGACAATCCCCACATTCCTGATGATCCGGGGATCTTCATCACCAAGATAATcccaggaggagcagctgctatGGATGGACGGCTAGG GGTTAACGACTGTGTGCTGCGTGTGAATGACGTGGACGTGTCTGAAGTGGTGCACAGTCGGGCAGTGGAAGCCTTAAAGGAGGCGGGGCCCGTGGTGCGGCTGCTGGTCCGACGGAGGCAGGCCCCACCTGAGACGATTCTGGAGGTCAACCTGCTGAAAGGGCCCAAAG GGCTGGGATTCAGTATCGCCGGAGGGATCGGGAACCAACACATCCCAGGAGACAACAGCATCTACATTACCAAGATTATAGAAGGAGGAGCTGCCCAAAAAGATGGACGACTTCAGACCGGAGACCGCCTGCTAGCT GTGAACAACATTGTGCTTCAGGACGTGCGCCACGAGGAGGCAGTGGCTGCGCTGAAGAACACCTCTGATATGGTTTACCTCAAGGTGGCCAAGCCAGGACCTGTGCATCTCAATGACATGTACGCCCCTCCAGACTACTCCAGCA CCTTCCCCACCATGGTGGACAACCACGTCAGCCACAACTACATGGGGGCGATGGAGCCCAAGCCCGTGTACCCGCCGCCCCAGGTCACCCCGTCCAGGTACTCGCCAGTTCCCCGACACATGCTTGGGGAGGAAGACTTCACGAG GGAGCCAAGGAAGGTGTTGCTGCACAAGGGCTCCACAGGCCTGGGCTTCAACATAGTCGGTGGGGAGGACGGAGAAGGCATCTTTGTCTCCTTCATCCTGGCAGGAGGGCCGGCTGACCTGAGCGGCGAGCTGAGGAGGGGAGACCGGATCCTATCG GTGAATGGCGTAAACCTAAGGAATGCCACACATgagcaagcagctgcagcactgaagAGAGCCGGACAGACTGTCACCATAATTGCTCAATACAGGCCTGAAG AGTATAGCCGCTTTGAGTCCAAAATCCACGACCTGAGGGAGCagatgatgaacagcagcatgagCTCGGGATCAGGCTCCCTGCGCACCAGTGAGAAGCGCTCCCTCTATGTCAG agcTTTGTTTGACTATGACCGAACGAGGGACAGCTGCCTGCCCAGCCAGGGCCTGAGCTTCTCCTATGGGGATATCCTCCATGTCATCAATGCCTCTGACGACGAGTGGTGGCAGGCGAGGCTCGTTACGCCACACGGGGAGAGTGAGCAGATTGGGGTCATTCCAAGCAAGAAACG agtGGAGAAGAAGGAACGGGCCAGGTTAAAAACAGTCAAGTTCCACAACAGGGCAGGCATGATTGAGTCTAACAGG CCTGTCAAAGTAAAGCGCAAAAAAAGCTTCAACCTCTCACGCAAGTTCCCATTTTACAAGAGCAAGGAGAATATTGTGCAGGACTTGGTGGAGTCTGAAC AATGCCTGACATCCAACACAAGTGACAGTGAAAGCAGTTCAA AGGGACAGGAGGACACAATTCTTTCCTATGAGCCAGTCATTCGACAGGAAA TTCACTACACGAGGCCTGTCATCATTTTGGGCCCAATGAAGGACAGAGTAAACGATGACCTTATCTCAGAGTTTCCCCACAAGTTTGGCTCCTGTGTTCCCC ACACGACTCGTCCAAGGCGGGAGAACGAGACAGACGGCCAGGACTACCACTTTGTGGGCTCGCGGGAGCAAATGGAGAAGGACATTCAGGATAATAAATTCATTGAAGCTGGCCAGTTCAATGAGAACCTCTATGGGACGAGCATCTTGTCTGTCAGAACTGTGGCTGAGAGG GGGAAACACTGCATTCTGGATGTGTCTGGGAACGCCATAAAACGACTGCAGCAAGCACAACTTTATCCCATTGCCATCTTTATTAAACCAAAATCTATTGAAGCTCTAAT ggAAATGAATAAGAGGCAGACTTATGAGCAGGCCAATAAAGTCTTTGACAAGGCAGTTAAGCTGGAGCAAGACTTTGGAGAGTATTTCACAG ctaTTGTACAGGGTGACTCACTAGAGGAGATCTACAACAAAATCAAGCTAATCATTGAGGAGCAGTCTGGCCCCTACATCTGGATCCCCTCCACAGAGAAGCTCTGA